Proteins encoded together in one Thermophilibacter immobilis window:
- a CDS encoding zinc ribbon domain-containing protein: protein MQELLDQIITPEVRMVLYLMVICVVMLYILSIVYVIRDAQRRGAEPWWMWAIISVIPIVGLLAYVILRPSSYLIDREEQDLDIALREHQLSHYGICPKCGAPIDRDFVVCPICNTQVRNVCPTCHRPLNADWKTCPYCRTRIQ, encoded by the coding sequence ATGCAAGAACTGCTCGACCAGATCATCACGCCTGAGGTCCGCATGGTCCTCTACCTGATGGTCATCTGCGTCGTGATGCTCTACATCCTCTCGATCGTCTACGTCATCCGCGACGCCCAGCGCCGCGGGGCCGAGCCGTGGTGGATGTGGGCCATCATCTCCGTGATCCCCATCGTGGGGCTTCTCGCCTACGTGATCTTGCGCCCGAGCTCCTATCTCATCGACCGTGAGGAGCAGGACCTCGACATCGCTCTGCGGGAGCATCAGCTGTCGCACTACGGCATCTGTCCCAAGTGCGGCGCGCCCATCGACCGCGACTTCGTGGTCTGCCCGATCTGCAACACCCAGGTGAGAAACGTCTGCCCGACCTGCCACCGGCCCCTCAACGCGGACTGGAAGACCTGCCCGTACTGCCGGACGCGCATCCAGTAG
- the folE gene encoding GTP cyclohydrolase I FolE produces the protein MSDTDERHFNELDKMRVEAAVREFLVAIGEDPSREGLLGTPDRVARACEEILGGMQEDPGAYLRTQFHEPGNQEMVIVKDIPFSSLCEHHVLPFIGRAHVCYIPRDGRITGLSKIARCVSGYARRLQVQERLTGQVADAMVRELDPLGVLVVLEAEHTCMTMRGVRAAGALTTTSAVRGCLRDLKTREEALRLLGL, from the coding sequence ATGAGCGATACCGACGAGCGGCACTTCAACGAGCTTGACAAGATGCGCGTGGAGGCCGCGGTGCGCGAGTTCCTCGTGGCGATAGGGGAGGACCCGAGCCGCGAGGGGCTTCTCGGCACGCCCGACCGCGTGGCGCGCGCCTGCGAGGAAATCCTCGGCGGCATGCAGGAGGACCCGGGCGCGTACCTGCGCACGCAGTTCCACGAGCCCGGCAACCAGGAGATGGTGATCGTCAAGGACATTCCCTTCTCGTCTCTGTGCGAGCACCACGTGCTTCCCTTCATAGGCCGCGCGCACGTCTGCTACATCCCGCGCGACGGGCGCATCACGGGCCTCTCCAAGATCGCGCGCTGCGTGAGCGGCTACGCCCGGCGCCTGCAGGTTCAGGAGCGCCTGACGGGCCAGGTCGCCGACGCCATGGTCCGCGAGCTCGACCCCCTGGGGGTGCTCGTGGTCCTCGAGGCCGAGCACACCTGCATGACCATGCGCGGCGTGCGGGCCGCCGGTGCCCTCACCACGACGTCGGCCGTGCGCGGATGCCTGCGCGACCTCAAGACACGCGAGGAGGCGCTGCGGCTCCTGGGTCTGTAG
- a CDS encoding LacI family DNA-binding transcriptional regulator has product MHESQRPGGAPRPVSMAQVARSVGVSQQTVSRVANDAPNVSPKTRERILRAMDELGFRPNFAGRSLRSGRYHAVGLCLYNVTEFGNLATLDGITSAARDHGYALTMIEMGDDAPISLEEMSQRIMELPVDGLILSMSIMANDFNEFRPHPGLSTVLLTMHAHPFCTTVDSDQYGCSTLLMSYLFSHGHRAIRFVSGPTYSIDSQFREAGWRSALVSRGLEAAEPLRGDWTANSGYEAGSRLARDKGATAVYVANDQMAMGVIAALTDAGRRVPEDVSVVGIDDSLENTVPHNRLTTVRFDLLARGRVAFEHAIRGSEPGYETAAIRIPGTLVERETVADVS; this is encoded by the coding sequence ATGCACGAATCGCAGCGACCGGGCGGAGCCCCCCGCCCGGTCTCCATGGCACAGGTGGCGCGCTCTGTCGGGGTCTCCCAGCAGACCGTCTCCCGCGTCGCCAACGACGCCCCCAACGTGAGCCCCAAGACGCGTGAGCGCATCCTGCGCGCCATGGACGAGCTGGGGTTCAGACCCAACTTCGCGGGCCGCTCGCTCAGAAGCGGTCGCTACCATGCGGTGGGGCTGTGCCTCTACAACGTCACCGAGTTCGGCAACCTGGCCACCCTTGACGGCATCACCTCGGCGGCGCGCGACCACGGCTACGCGCTCACCATGATCGAGATGGGCGACGACGCCCCCATCTCGCTCGAGGAGATGTCCCAGCGCATCATGGAGCTCCCCGTGGACGGGCTCATCTTGAGCATGAGCATCATGGCCAATGACTTCAACGAGTTCCGTCCGCACCCGGGCCTCTCCACAGTGCTCCTGACCATGCATGCGCACCCGTTCTGCACGACGGTCGACTCCGACCAGTACGGCTGCTCCACCCTGCTCATGAGCTACCTTTTCTCCCACGGCCACCGAGCCATCCGCTTCGTGAGCGGCCCCACCTACTCCATCGACTCGCAGTTTCGCGAGGCGGGCTGGCGCTCCGCGCTCGTGAGCCGCGGCCTCGAGGCGGCGGAGCCCCTCCGGGGGGACTGGACTGCCAACAGCGGCTACGAGGCCGGCTCCAGGCTTGCCCGAGACAAGGGGGCCACGGCCGTCTACGTGGCCAACGACCAGATGGCGATGGGCGTGATCGCCGCCCTCACCGACGCCGGCCGTCGGGTTCCCGAGGACGTGAGCGTGGTGGGCATCGATGACTCGCTCGAGAACACCGTTCCGCACAACAGGCTCACGACCGTCCGCTTCGACCTGCTCGCGCGCGGGCGGGTGGCCTTCGAGCACGCCATACGGGGCTCCGAGCCCGGCTACGAGACCGCGGCGATCAGGATTCCCGGGACGCTCGTCGAGCGGGAGACCGTGGCCGACGTGAGCTGA